The following are encoded together in the Acidobacteriota bacterium genome:
- a CDS encoding VOC family protein codes for MGVELTKDSIDLGIVVRDAEASLHFYRDILGLDDQGEMPMPGGTMHRLLCGTSLIKLVSLSRAPAASSPPGGIGGATGYRYWTLSVSNLDEATAQAEEAGRKIVISPREIRPGIKISMIEDPDGNWVELLQVD; via the coding sequence TTGGGCGTAGAACTGACGAAGGATTCGATCGATCTCGGCATCGTGGTGCGCGACGCGGAGGCGTCGCTTCACTTCTACCGTGACATTCTGGGGCTCGACGATCAGGGCGAGATGCCGATGCCGGGCGGAACGATGCACCGCCTGCTCTGCGGTACGAGCCTGATCAAGCTCGTGTCGCTGTCGAGGGCGCCGGCGGCGTCGTCGCCGCCAGGAGGCATCGGAGGAGCGACGGGCTACCGGTACTGGACGTTGTCAGTCTCGAACCTGGACGAGGCTACGGCTCAGGCGGAGGAGGCGGGGCGCAAGATCGTCATCTCGCCGCGCGAGATTCGTCCCGGCATCAAGATCTCGATGATCGAGGATCCGGACGGCAACTGGGTCGAATTGCTCCAGGTCGACTGA
- a CDS encoding M23 family metallopeptidase, whose product MAAILVAALVAAGAVLWVRIGPEPVVTIRSDLPGIGPRTVVTSVAEAGGRGLGSIRVELIQGGESVLLEERSHRPPGPWSLGGNPVSEATLEVEVGSLPTPSLAEGEATVRVTVERPGTLLRRPRPRVAELTLPVRFRPPELSSVRVTATPTQSGSGVLRYLVSDSAVESGVEAGPYKFPGHPLAGGGPQERFVLFGVPYDSADPSPFRLVARDELGNESSVRFLGQVEPSPLRSSTIRLSDGFMARVVPAIMSRTPELEDRGSLLENYLMLNGDLRRMNAERLVEVASSSVPRQLWSGAFLQMRNTQVMDQFATRRQYVYEGRVVDTQDHLGFDLASRVQDDVPAANSGIVVMTEYFGIYGNTVIVDHGYGLQTLYSHLSRIDVEVGQTVGTGQRLGLSGETGLAGGDHLHFAVLLGGLPVDPLEWFDAKWIRDHVGAVLPLQGSG is encoded by the coding sequence ATGGCGGCGATCCTCGTTGCGGCCCTGGTTGCCGCCGGCGCGGTGCTCTGGGTTCGGATCGGACCGGAACCCGTCGTCACGATCAGGTCCGACCTGCCCGGGATCGGCCCCAGGACGGTCGTGACGTCCGTGGCGGAAGCCGGCGGCCGCGGTCTCGGTTCGATTCGGGTCGAGTTGATCCAGGGCGGAGAGTCCGTGCTGCTCGAAGAGCGGAGCCACCGTCCGCCCGGCCCGTGGTCGCTTGGCGGCAATCCGGTGTCCGAGGCGACGCTCGAGGTCGAAGTGGGCAGTTTGCCGACGCCCAGCCTGGCCGAAGGCGAGGCGACGGTGCGTGTCACGGTCGAACGCCCCGGGACTCTGCTGCGCCGGCCCCGGCCCAGGGTGGCGGAGCTCACATTGCCGGTCCGGTTCCGGCCGCCGGAGCTGAGCTCGGTGCGGGTGACGGCGACGCCCACGCAGTCCGGCAGCGGAGTGCTGCGCTACCTGGTCAGCGACAGCGCCGTCGAGAGCGGCGTGGAGGCAGGCCCTTACAAGTTCCCTGGTCATCCGCTTGCCGGCGGCGGGCCCCAGGAGCGCTTCGTCCTGTTCGGCGTTCCGTACGACAGCGCCGATCCATCGCCTTTCAGGCTGGTCGCGCGCGACGAGCTCGGCAACGAGTCGAGCGTGCGGTTCCTGGGCCAGGTGGAGCCGTCCCCACTCCGGTCGTCGACCATCCGGCTGAGCGACGGTTTCATGGCCCGCGTGGTGCCGGCGATCATGTCCCGGACGCCGGAACTCGAGGACCGTGGCAGCCTGCTTGAGAACTACCTCATGCTGAACGGGGATCTCCGGCGGATGAACGCGGAGAGGCTGGTCGAGGTCGCTTCCAGCTCGGTGCCGCGTCAGCTCTGGAGCGGCGCGTTCCTGCAGATGCGTAACACCCAGGTCATGGACCAGTTCGCGACCCGCAGGCAGTACGTCTACGAGGGCCGCGTCGTCGATACGCAGGACCATCTCGGCTTCGATCTCGCTTCGCGTGTGCAGGACGACGTCCCGGCCGCGAACTCAGGCATAGTCGTTATGACGGAGTACTTCGGCATCTACGGCAACACCGTGATCGTCGATCACGGCTACGGCCTGCAGACCCTCTACTCCCACCTGTCCCGGATCGATGTCGAGGTCGGTCAGACGGTCGGCACCGGCCAGCGTCTGGGACTCAGCGGCGAGACCGGCCTCGCCGGCGGCGATCACCTGCACTTCGCCGTGCTGCTGGGCGGCCTGCCGGTCGACCCCCTGGAGTGGTTCGACGCGAAGTGGATCCGGGATCATGTCGGGGCGGTCCTGCCGCTTCAGGGCAGCGGCTGA